A genomic stretch from Tribolium castaneum strain GA2 chromosome 6, icTriCast1.1, whole genome shotgun sequence includes:
- the LOC662653 gene encoding short-chain specific acyl-CoA dehydrogenase, mitochondrial, translating into MSLRKLSYYLIKAVPKPHSRHFSLHKLSEDHLMIQKTCRDFAERELKPIAAQLDREHKFPEKQIKQLGKLGLLAVSVSKEYGGSGQDNLALAVAVEEIARGCGGTGAIVSIHNCLYSNLLNRLGTARQKERFLRPFITDCELGCFALSEPDAGSDVGAMSTTAVADGDCFVLNGTKSWVTSGPVGKAAIVFATVDKQLRHKGITAFIVPLPSDGVTLGKKEDKLGIRASPTCNLIMDNVRVPKSNVIGDVGDGFVIAMAQLDFARVGIAAQALGIAQAALELAVHYASQRKSFGQTINQFQAVKLRLADMAIKLESARLLVWRAAVLCDEPQRSTKESSMAKLAASEAATFITHGAIQILGGMGYISDMPAERHYRDARITEIYGGVNDIQRLLIGDTIIREYQI; encoded by the exons ATGTCTTTGCGAAAATTATCGTATTATTTAATCAAag CGGTCCCAAAACCCCACAGCCGGCATTTCAGCCTGCACAAGCTCTCAGAGGACCACCTTATGATACAGAAAACTTGCAGGGACTTTGCCGAACGCGAGTTAAAACCAATCGCGGCACAGCTAGACCGCGAACATAAATTTCCCGAGAAACAA ATCAAACAATTGGGAAAATTAGGCTTGTTGGCCGTAAGTGTGTCGAAAGAGTACGGCGGTTCGGGTCAAGACAACTTAGCCTTGGCTGTGGCTGTTGAGGAAATCGCGCGAGGTTGCGGGGGCACGGGCGCAATTGTCTCGATTCACAATTGTCTCTACTCGAATCTGCTCAATCGATTGGGGACAGCGCGGCAAAAGGAGAGATTTTTGCGCCCTTTTATCACTGACTGCGAACTGGGTTGTTTCGCATTGAGCGAACCTG ACGCCGGTAGCGACGTTGGGGCAATGTCCACTACTGCCGTAGCCGATGGCGACTGTTTTGTCCTCAATGGGACCAAATCGTGGGTCACCAGCGGCCCCGTGGGCAAAGCGGCGATTGTTTTTGCCACAGTTGATAAGCAACTGAGGCACAAAGGTATCACCGCTTTTATCGTTCCTTTGCCCTCGGACGGGGTCACTTTGGGCAAGAAAGAGGATAAGTTGGGGATCAGGGCTTCGCCCACGTGTAACCTAATCATGGACAATGTCAGAGTGCCCAAAAGTAACGTTATTG GTGACGTGGGGGACGGTTTCGTGATAGCCATGGCTCAGTTAGACTTTGCCAGGGTGGGAATAGCGGCCCAGGCTTTGGGCATAGCTCAGGCCGCTCTGGAACTTGCCGTTCACTACGCAAGTCAGCGGAAGTCGTTCGGACAAACAATCAACCAATTCCAGGCCGTTAAA TTGCGATTGGCGGATATGGCGATTAAATTAGAATCGGCGCGCTTGCTGGTTTGGAGGGCCGCTGTCTTGTGTGACGAGCCCCAGAGGTCGACGAAAGAGTCATCGATGGCCAAACTGGCCGCCAGCGAAGCTGCCACTTTCATCACACATGGGGCTATACAGATTTTGGGCGGCATGGGGTACATTAGCGACATGCCGGCCGAAAGGCACTACCGGGATGCGAGGATTACGGAGATTTATGGGGGGGTTAACGACATTCAACGGCTGTTGATCGGCGATACGATAATCAGGGAGTATCAAATTTAA
- the HEX5 gene encoding hexamerin 5 precursor: MKIVVIFLCLCGSISSLQEYGVGQRKFKVSDKLFLERQRDLLDLYRNVNQLDFDENRQKIAKSYAIEANVDAYVNSTAVKQFVSYYKLGLLPRGEIFSIFYYEHRLQAISLFKLFYYARDFDTLYKTAVWARNNVNEGLFLYAFSTALVHRDDTFTFVLPPIYEIYPFYFYNSEDLEKAQRYKQAYSGGAKTYTIYSNYSGYYLNLNKEQSLSYFLEDVGLNAFYYYCNIYYPFWMDGDEFKLKNDRRGEQYYYLYQQLLARYYLERLSNDFGEVEFFNYDEPFKYGYYSSLRYPTGLAFPNRPNYAPLSETRANFGQSWTYKSAFGYSYSRVQDFERRISDTIDAGFAFTKSGKLVDLYSSDQINVLGNMIESNPDSVNPRYYGPWDIYGRHLLGYSYQPLDKYKVAPSALEHFETALRDPAFYQLYKKILMQFFKYKIYLPPYTYNELNFPGVKIEKFEVDKLFTYFDYFDSDVTNAVYTPPNFQWDNFKVKVRQQRLNHKPFTLKIYVNSDKVNDAVVRLFLGPKYDEYGRKLTMTEKRLNFVELDTFRYKLQSGENVIERTSRDFYWYVPDKTSYRDLYKKILGALDNTESLQLDSSEAFYGFPNRLLLPKGKREGQVFQFYVIINPYQAPGRQEVQQDYYFHRVGTGMNYIDNYAFGFPFDRTIVSYDFKVPNSKFQDVTIYHKSSDDLNSSQAQNEP; the protein is encoded by the exons ATGAAGATTGTAGTCATCTTCCTGTGCCTTTGCGGCAGCATTTCATCCTTGCAAGAATACGGAGTCGGTCAGCGCAAATTCAAAGTTT CCGACAAGCTCTTCCTCGAACGCCAGCGCGACCTTTTGGACCTTTACCGCAATGTAAACCAGCTCGACTTCGACGAAAATCggcaaaaaatcgccaaaagcTACGCAATCGAAGCAAATGTGGACGCGTACGTCAACTCCACTGCTGTTAAGCAGTTCGTGTCGTACTACAAGTTGGGGTTGCTCCCGCGGGGCGAgattttctcgattttttactACGAGCACCGCCTGCAGGCTATAAGTCTCTTCAAGTTGTTCTACTACGCTAGGGATTTCGACACGTTGTATAAAACCGCAGTCTGGGCGAGGAATAACGTAAACGAGGGGCTGTTCTTGTATGCTTTTTCCACCGCCTTGGTCCACCGTGATGATACTTTTACGTTCGTTCTGCCACCGATTTATGAGATTTATCCGTTCTATTTCTACAATAGTGAGGACCTTGAGAAGGCTCAAAGGTACAAACAGGCGTACAGTGGGGGCGCTAAGACCTACACGATTTattccaactattcggggtaCTACTTGAATTTGAACAAGGAGCAGTCGCTTTCGTATTTTCTGGAAGATGTGGGCTTGAATGCGTTTTACTACTACTGCAACATTTATTATCCGTTCTGGATGGACGGGGACGAGTTTAAATTGAAGAATGACCGGCGGGGGGAACAGTACTACTATCTCTACCAGCAACTCCTAGCCAGGTACTACCTGGAGCGACTGTCGAACGATTTTGGCGAAGTTGAGTTTTTCAATTACGACGAGCCCTTCAAATACGGCTACTACTCCTCACTGAGGTACCCTACAGGTCTGGCGTTTCCCAACAGGCCGAATTACGCCCCTCTCAGTGAAACGCGGGCCAATTTTGGCCAATCCTGGACCTACAAAAGCGCCTTCGGCTACTCCTACAGCCGGGTACAAGACTTCGAACGACGGATCAGCGACACTATTGACGCAGGTTTTGCTTTTACG AAAAGTGGCAAATTGGTCGACTTGTACAGCTCCGACCAGATTAACGTGCTGGGAAACATGATTGAGTCAAATCCGGACTCAGTCAACCCCCGTTATTACGGCCCTTGGGACATCTACGGGCGCCACCTTCTAGGGTACTCGTACCAGCCGTTGGACAAGTACAAAGTGGCGCCTTCGGCGCTCGAACACTTCGAAACGGCGTTAAGAGACCCCGCGTTCTACcagctttacaaaaaaattctcatgcagtttttcaaatacaaaATCTACCTGCCCCCTTACACCTACAACGAACTAAATTTCCCGGGTGTGAAAATCGAGAAATTCGAAGTTGATAAACTTTTCACCTACTTTGATTACTTCGACTCGGATGTGACTAACGCCGTTTACACCCCACCGAATTTCCAGTGGGACAATTTCAAAGTAAAAGTGCGCCAACAAAGACTCAACCATAAGCCGTTCACGCTCAAAATCTACGTGAACTCCGACAAGGTTAACGACGCAGTCGTGAGACTCTTCCTGGGCCCCAAATACGACGAGTACGGTCGTAAATTAACAATGACCGAAAAACGCCTAAACTTTGTCGAGTTGGACACCTTCAGGTACAAACTCCAATCGGGCGAAAACGTGATAGAGCGCACGTCACGAGACTTCTACTGGTACGTCCCCGATAAAACAAGTTACCGAGActtgtacaaaaaaatcctAGGGGCCCTTGACAACACGGAAAGCCTCCAGCTGGACTCAAGTGAGGCTTTCTACGGGTTCCCTAACCGACTTTTGTTGCCCAAAGGCAAACGCGAAGGCCAGGTTTTCCAATTCTATGTGATCATCAACCCCTATCAAGCCCCCGGGCGCCAGGAGGTCCAACAAGACTATTACTTCCACAGGGTTGGCACCGGAATGAATTACATCGATAATTACGCATTCGGGTTTCCCTTCGACCGGACTATTGTGAGCTACGACTTCAAAGTCCCGAATTCGAAATTCCAGGACGTTACAATTTACCACAAAAGTAGCGACGACCTGAATTCGTCTCAGGCACAAAACGAACCGTAA
- the LOC103314060 gene encoding uncharacterized protein LOC103314060 yields the protein MAKIFNAIIVAIIVCCLKCSDGSVCISEDACNCQINANSRIDLKQISPNVLFDSDSSGNSFYFWGCRDGTQNITVNGTVKPFTGSLIWANATEGKPLGFSKEIRFNLHDEKEKFYEIVYKDGENVKASVHLVCTLEDTFIKILIANSTNPQLALGSPHACVITEKSGLSTGSVLLLIFFISFGAYFVGGILILYFMRGARGLETIPNVDFWRSLPGLVKDGIIFLFSGCSASSITTPETYDRI from the exons ATGGCTAAGATTTTTAACGCAATAATTGTGGCGATCATTGTTTGTTGCTTAAAATGCTCGGACGGTAGTGTATGTATTTCGGAAGATGCGTGCAATTGCCAAATCAACGCAAATAGCAGAATAGACTTGAAGCAGATTTCGCCAAATGTTCTCTTTGATAGCGACAGCTCAGGCAATAGTTTCTATTTTTGGGGGTGCAGAGATGGGACGCAAAATATAACCGTGAACGGCACCGTGAAACCGTTCACCGGTTCG TTGATTTGGGCGAATGCCACTGAAGGTAAACCTCTAGGATTTAGCAAAGAAATACGGTTTAATCTCCACGACGAGAAGGAAAAGTTTTACGAAATTGTTTACAAGGATGGGGAAAA TGTCAAGGCTTCGGTTCACCTTGTTTGTACGCTTGAAGACacgtttatcaaaattttgattgctAACAGTACTAAT CCCCAGTTGGCGCTTGGTTCGCCCCATGCTTGCGTTATCACCGAAAAGTCGGGTCTGAGTACGGGTTCAGTCCtccttttgatattttttatctcaTTTGGGGCCTATTTCGTTGGGGGAATACTCATTTTGTACTTTATGAGGGGTGCAAGAGGGTTGGAAACGATTCCAAATGTAGATTTTTGGAGAAGTTTGCCAGGATTAGTCAAA GATGGCATCATTTTTCTTTTCAGCGGCTGCAGTGCCAGCTCTATTACAACACCGGAGACTTACGACAGAATTTAG
- the Sec6 gene encoding exocyst complex component 3: MTTTKSNMRELEAAAKDSARAHVVNMFQRPGQLEKVDHLKRRLTRKKNSVEALLKSAMQQQLDGVRVGLNQLHCCLEDVREIDSSIKKMFTLFNEVPDLCAKLSQVRDENMRHSQYVTARENLKHIFTVPESVEKTKQWINEGKLLHTHQCLRDLEMSRDDLLYELHKLPNQSPHDKSMLKAYFADVETLSNLLEKQLRLILSRTLNTVRKEPTVIVTALRIIEREEKTDQEALKQEKQTGFLPPGRPKKWKQMAFEVLEKSVATRIEGTQVDERDDNKHWLIRYLELTRQLILEDLRVVKTLCVPCFPPRYGIIDKYIQMYHHCLSRHLQEVIQNGIEGNEYVTILSWVSKTYQGVELLGHPDLVEYTKHLEPLLPQPVMETLEAEYLRNIETNYGEWMRNTLNSEEKEWRSNIEPNSENYTRTAAPIIIFQMIDQNLQVCKTISDEMTCKVLILSIEQVINFGDMYRRAIVEFKNKYFEDRKQVPYFTQYMIMIVNNCLQLADLGSQLEKQYWAPTSPPTLGDHFNRLRTTFIQLRNDSGDFLLEELFLDLDKHFDELFTPRWLGTSHPVDTICATLDDYFQDYNRLSEPNYKFIVHQARALVSKRYLTALLSKKGTFKTYEESVQASGKIVKEANQLGKLLDTLCSLEGDDPFESVILLTEVLKSDDDMLSFELHRIVEKYPDITEDHLLRLLSLRGDLARSDIRDKVAHLPKVKATHQSSVFRTLVFPKLVNLNVFNN, encoded by the coding sequence ATGACCACAACAAAGTCAAATATGCGCGAATTGGAGGCGGCGGCCAAAGACTCGGCCCGGGCGCACGTGGTGAACATGTTCCAACGTCCAGGCCAGTTGGAAAAAGTCGACCACTTGAAGCGCCGCCTCACCCGCAAGAAAAACTCCGTGGAGGCGCTCCTCAAGTCCGCGATGCAGCAACAACTCGACGGAGTCCGCGTCGGACTCAACCAACTGCACTGTTGTCTCGAAGACGTCCGCGAGATCGACTCAAGcatcaaaaaaatgttcactCTCTTCAACGAAGTCCCCGACTTGTGCGCCAAGCTGAGCCAAGTCCGGGACGAAAACATGCGGCATTCGCAGTACGTGACCGCGCGCGAGAACTTGAAGCACATCTTCACGGTCCCCGAAAGTGTGGAGAAGACCAAACAGTGGATTAACGAAGGGAAATTGCTCCACACCCATCAGTGTCTGAGGGATTTGGAAATGTCCCGCGATGATTTACTGTACGAGTTGCATAAGTTGCCAAACCAGTCACCGCATGATAAATCCATGCTTAAAGCGTACTTTGCCGACGTTGAGACTTTGTCCAATTTATTGGAGAAACAGTTGAGGCTGATTTTGTCGCGTACGCTCAACACGGTGCGGAAGGAACCTACTGTGATTGTCACAGCTCTCCGGATAATTGAACGGGAGGAGAAAACCGACCAAGAGGCACTTAAACAGGAAAAACAGACCGGGTTCTTGCCCCCAGGGCGGcccaaaaaatggaaacaaatGGCGTTCGAAGTGTTGGAAAAGTCAGTCGCTACTAGAATTGAAGGCACGCAAGTCGACGAACGCGATGACAACAAACACTGGCTCATTCGTTACTTGGAATTGACGCGGCAGCTCATTTTGGAGGACTTGCGAGTTGTTAAAACACTGTGTGTCCCGTGTTTCCCGCCCAGGTACGGGATCATCGACAAGTACATACAGATGTACCACCACTGCCTGTCCCGCCACTTACAAGAAGTGATTCAGAACGGAATCGAAGGCAACGAATACGTGACCATCCTCTCATGGGTCAGTAAAACCTACCAAGGGGTTGAGCTACTGGGCCACCCGGACTTGGTCGAATACACCAAACACCTGGAGCCTTTGCTCCCCCAGCCCGTGATGGAGACCCTCGAGGCCGAGTATTTGCGCAACATTGAGACAAACTACGGGGAATGGATGCGAAACACCCTAAACTCAGAGGAGAAAGAGTGGCGCTCGAACATCGAACCCAACTCGGAGAACTACACCCGCACGGCAGCCCCCATTATCATCTTCCAAATGATCGACCAGAACTTACAAGTCTGCAAGACGATAAGCGACGAAATGACGTGCAAAGTCCTCATCTTGAGCATAGAGCAAGTCATCAATTTCGGGGACATGTACCGGAGAGCAATCGTCgagttcaaaaacaaatactTCGAGGACCGCAAGCAAGTCCCGTACTTCACCCAGTACATGATCATGATCGTCAACAACTGCCTCCAACTGGCCGATTTGGGGTCACAGTTGGAGAAGCAGTACTGGGCCCCCACGTCGCCGCCAACTCTCGGCGATCATTTCAACCGCTTGCGGACGACTTTCATCCAGTTGCGCAACGACTCCGGCGATTTCTTACTCGAGGAGTTGTTCCTGGACTTGGACAAACACTTTGACGAATTGTTCACCCCGCGCTGGCTGGGGACTTCGCACCCCGTCGACACGATTTGTGCGACTCTCGACGACTACTTCCAAGACTACAATCGCCTCAGCGAACCCAACTACAAGTTTATTGTGCACCAGGCCCGCGCTTTGGTCTCCAAACGCTACTTAACCGCGCTATTGTCCAAAAAAGGCACTTTTAAGACGTATGAAGAGAGCGTGCAAGCCAGCGGAAAGATCGTCAAGGAGGCCAATCAGTTGGGAAAGTTACTAGACACACTGTGCAGTTTAGAAGGCGATGACCCGTTTGAGAGCGTTATTTTGTTAACGGAAGTATTGAAGAGCGACGATGATATGCTATCCTTTGAGCTACATCGGATTGTTGAAAAGTATCCCGATATCACCGAAGATCATTTATTGCGACTGTTGAGTCTGAGGGGTGACCTTGCCAGGTCGGACATCCGCGATAAAGTCGCGCATTTGCCCAAAGTTAAGGCCACGCACCAGAGCAGCGTGTTCCGGACGCTGGTGTTCCCCAAACTTGTTAATCTCAACGTATTCAACAAttaa
- the muc gene encoding dihydrolipoyllysine-residue acetyltransferase component of pyruvate dehydrogenase complex, mitochondrial isoform X1: MLRTFVVRSELAKGALRKVVRSNIVRTLTVECTKRRNNHRSLLLRENRALQWHGPSVNPLRRYATEYPPHTKVLLPALSPTMELGTIVSWDKKEGDRLNEGDLLAEIETDKATMGFETPEEGYLAKILVPAGTKDVPIGKLVCIIVENEADVAAFKDFKDDGAAAAPPKPAATPAPEAPAAAPTPPPVPASPVPPPAASDRVYVSPMAKRLAEQRNIRLQGKGTGLFGSVTSADLEGMAAGAPAAAPPPPGSDNVPSGAPYVDIPVSGMRSTIAKRLVQSKQNVPHYYLTIECNVDKLLKLRSRFNKKFEKEGVKLSVNDFIIKAVALACKKVPEANSAWMDSVIRQYSSVDVSVAVSTDRGLITPIVFGADGKGVLDINKIVKSLAAKARDGKLQPQEYQGGTISVSNLGMFGVDQFCAIINPPQSCILAVGTTAKRLVPDESEKGFKESQFISVTLSSDHRVVDGAVGAQWLKWLRQFLEDPESMIL; this comes from the exons ATGTTGCGCACGTTTGTTGTACGAAGTGAGTTAGCGAAAGGCGCTCTCAGAAAAGTTGTCCGGTCGAATATTGTCAGAACTCTGACTGTAGAATGCACAAAAAGGCGGAATAACCACAG ATCGCTTCTCCTGAGAGAAAACAGGGCGCTGCAATGGCACGGCCCTTCGGTGAACCCCCTCCGGCGTTACGCAACCGAATACCCCCCTCACACCAAAGTCCTCCTCCCGGCCCTGTCCCCGACCATGGAGCTGGGGACCATCGTCAGCTGGGACAAGAAGGAGGGCGACCGCTTGAACGAAGGCGACCTCTTGGCCGAAATCGAGACTGACAAAGCCACCATGGGCTTCGAGACCCCCGAGGAGGGCTACCTTGCGAAAATCCTCGTCCCGGCGGGCACCAAAGACGTCCCCATCGGCAAACTAGTCTGTATTATTGTGGAAAATGAGGCCGACGTGGCCGCGTTCAAAGACTTCAAG GACGATGGCGCCGCCGCCGCGCCCCCCAAGCCAGCGGCGACCCCGGCGCCGGAGGCCCCCGCCGCCGCGCCGACGCCGCCCCCGGTGCCCGCCTCCCCCGTGCCACCGCCCGCGGCAAGCGACCGTGTCTACGTCAGTCCAATGGCCAAGCGATTAGCCGAGCAACGCAACATCCGGTTGCAGGGCAAGGGGACGGGGCTGTTTGGGTCCGTCACCTCGGCCGACCTCGAGGGGATGGCGGCCGGGGCGCCGGCGGCGGCGCCGCCGCCCCCAGGTTCAGATAATGTTCCCAGTGGGGCCCCCTATGTTGATATCCCCGTGTCGGGGATGCGCAGCACCATCGCCAAGCGGTTGGTGCAGTCCAAGCAAAACGTTCCGCACTATTATCTCACCATTGAGTGCAATGTTGATAAGTTGTTGAAGTTGAGGAGTCGGTTTAATAAGAAGTTTGAAAAGGAGGGGGTGAAGTTGAGTGTgaatgattttattattaaggCGGTGGCGCTGGCTTGTAAGAAGGTGCCGGAGGCGAACTCGGCCTGGATGGACTCTGTTATAAGACA ATACTCTTCAGTGGACGTGAGTGTGGCTGTGTCCACTGACCGTGGCCTGATCACCCCCATAGTCTTTGGAGCAGACGGGAAGGGTGTCCTTGATATCAATAAAATAGTTAAGTCGTTGGCGGCGAAAGCGCGCGACGGGAAGCTCCAGCCGCAGGAGTACCAAGGGGGCACTATAAGTGTCTCAAATTTGGGAATGTTTGGAGTTGATCAATTCTGTGCCATTATAAACCCGCCACAAAGCTGTATTTTAGCAGTTGGTACCACTGCCAAGCGATTAGTGCCCGACGAGTCGGAGAAAGG ATTTAAGGAATCCCAGTTCATATCGGTGACGTTGAGCAGCGATCACAGAGTCGTTGACGGGGCTGTCGGGGCGCAGTGGTTGAAGTGGTTGCGCCAGTTCTTAGAAGACCCAGAGTCGATGattctttaa
- the muc gene encoding dihydrolipoyllysine-residue acetyltransferase component of pyruvate dehydrogenase complex, mitochondrial isoform X2 — translation MELGTIVSWDKKEGDRLNEGDLLAEIETDKATMGFETPEEGYLAKILVPAGTKDVPIGKLVCIIVENEADVAAFKDFKDDGAAAAPPKPAATPAPEAPAAAPTPPPVPASPVPPPAASDRVYVSPMAKRLAEQRNIRLQGKGTGLFGSVTSADLEGMAAGAPAAAPPPPGSDNVPSGAPYVDIPVSGMRSTIAKRLVQSKQNVPHYYLTIECNVDKLLKLRSRFNKKFEKEGVKLSVNDFIIKAVALACKKVPEANSAWMDSVIRQYSSVDVSVAVSTDRGLITPIVFGADGKGVLDINKIVKSLAAKARDGKLQPQEYQGGTISVSNLGMFGVDQFCAIINPPQSCILAVGTTAKRLVPDESEKGFKESQFISVTLSSDHRVVDGAVGAQWLKWLRQFLEDPESMIL, via the exons ATGGAGCTGGGGACCATCGTCAGCTGGGACAAGAAGGAGGGCGACCGCTTGAACGAAGGCGACCTCTTGGCCGAAATCGAGACTGACAAAGCCACCATGGGCTTCGAGACCCCCGAGGAGGGCTACCTTGCGAAAATCCTCGTCCCGGCGGGCACCAAAGACGTCCCCATCGGCAAACTAGTCTGTATTATTGTGGAAAATGAGGCCGACGTGGCCGCGTTCAAAGACTTCAAG GACGATGGCGCCGCCGCCGCGCCCCCCAAGCCAGCGGCGACCCCGGCGCCGGAGGCCCCCGCCGCCGCGCCGACGCCGCCCCCGGTGCCCGCCTCCCCCGTGCCACCGCCCGCGGCAAGCGACCGTGTCTACGTCAGTCCAATGGCCAAGCGATTAGCCGAGCAACGCAACATCCGGTTGCAGGGCAAGGGGACGGGGCTGTTTGGGTCCGTCACCTCGGCCGACCTCGAGGGGATGGCGGCCGGGGCGCCGGCGGCGGCGCCGCCGCCCCCAGGTTCAGATAATGTTCCCAGTGGGGCCCCCTATGTTGATATCCCCGTGTCGGGGATGCGCAGCACCATCGCCAAGCGGTTGGTGCAGTCCAAGCAAAACGTTCCGCACTATTATCTCACCATTGAGTGCAATGTTGATAAGTTGTTGAAGTTGAGGAGTCGGTTTAATAAGAAGTTTGAAAAGGAGGGGGTGAAGTTGAGTGTgaatgattttattattaaggCGGTGGCGCTGGCTTGTAAGAAGGTGCCGGAGGCGAACTCGGCCTGGATGGACTCTGTTATAAGACA ATACTCTTCAGTGGACGTGAGTGTGGCTGTGTCCACTGACCGTGGCCTGATCACCCCCATAGTCTTTGGAGCAGACGGGAAGGGTGTCCTTGATATCAATAAAATAGTTAAGTCGTTGGCGGCGAAAGCGCGCGACGGGAAGCTCCAGCCGCAGGAGTACCAAGGGGGCACTATAAGTGTCTCAAATTTGGGAATGTTTGGAGTTGATCAATTCTGTGCCATTATAAACCCGCCACAAAGCTGTATTTTAGCAGTTGGTACCACTGCCAAGCGATTAGTGCCCGACGAGTCGGAGAAAGG ATTTAAGGAATCCCAGTTCATATCGGTGACGTTGAGCAGCGATCACAGAGTCGTTGACGGGGCTGTCGGGGCGCAGTGGTTGAAGTGGTTGCGCCAGTTCTTAGAAGACCCAGAGTCGATGattctttaa